The genomic segment GGAACAGGTAAGACTTTACTTGCAAAAGCAGTAGCTAACGAAACCAATGCTACTTTTATCAAGATTGTAGCTTCCGAATTTGTTAAAAAATATATTGGGGAAGGTGCAAGACTTGTCCGTGAAGTATTCGAATTGGCTAAAGAAAAGGCTCCAGCTATCATATTCATAGATGAACTTGATGCTGTTGCAGCTAAAAGGCTTAAAAGTTCCACCAGTGGTGATAGAGAAGTACAACGTACTTTAATGCAATTACTTGCAGAACTTGATGGTTTTGAATCAAGAGGAGATATCGGAATTATTGGTGCTACCAATAGGCCAGATATATTAGACCCTGCATTATTGCGTCCTGGTCGTTTTGATAGATTCATTGAAGTTCCTCTTCCAAACATTGACGGAAGAAAAGAAATTCTTAAAATCCATACTAAAAACATGTCATTAGATGAAGAAGCAGACATTGATATTCTCGCTGATTTGACTGATGAGCTTTCCGGTGCTGATTTAAAAGCAGTATGTACTGAAGCAGGTATGTTTGCAATTCGTGATAAACGTGAAAAAGTTACTGTAGCTGACTTTATGGATGCTATTGATAAAGTGATGAGTAAAACCAAAGAAGACGAATTGTTCAAAACTGAAGCCGGAGTAATGTTCGGT from the uncultured Methanobrevibacter sp. genome contains:
- a CDS encoding proteasome-activating nucleotidase; protein product: MIHMDNFDDLENSSKEQLIEKVESLQDEVNNLREEKSKAKSNLMWKVRKLEKDKVLIENEKIRLERETKSLRSEVDRFRSPPLVLATITEVLDDHRMTVKSSTGPSFLVNYSKFLDEKLLVPGSRVALNQQTFGIVEVLPSEKDANVSGMEIETKPDITYDKIGGLEEQIVEVKETVELPLTEPELFEKVGIEPPKGILLYGPPGTGKTLLAKAVANETNATFIKIVASEFVKKYIGEGARLVREVFELAKEKAPAIIFIDELDAVAAKRLKSSTSGDREVQRTLMQLLAELDGFESRGDIGIIGATNRPDILDPALLRPGRFDRFIEVPLPNIDGRKEILKIHTKNMSLDEEADIDILADLTDELSGADLKAVCTEAGMFAIRDKREKVTVADFMDAIDKVMSKTKEDELFKTEAGVMFG